The following are from one region of the Eubacterium sp. MSJ-33 genome:
- a CDS encoding ATPase, which yields MTTQKIENRLDDLTNQIYWLEKKIKDFPEGKIYCERDGRYIKWFIRNGKDNKKKYLPKKQRRLAEQLIQKRYYQARLTDCQHEIDYLSYSLKTIPTLDFETSKLLAKNSNYNKLLTETLFYDKKNWSTDFEPCTKNPENLIHNTYSGIKVRSKSEAIIVNTLYSCHIPFRYECALQIGNLVLYPDFTIQHPKTGKIYYWEHFGMMDDFEYVDKVTKKISSYCEQGIYPDDNLILTYEAKRAPLDSDWVRQIIEHYFL from the coding sequence ATGACTACACAAAAAATTGAAAATAGACTTGACGATCTAACCAATCAGATTTATTGGTTGGAGAAAAAAATCAAAGATTTTCCCGAAGGTAAAATCTATTGCGAGCGAGATGGTCGCTACATTAAATGGTTTATTCGTAACGGAAAGGATAATAAAAAGAAATATCTCCCCAAAAAGCAGCGACGATTAGCTGAACAACTTATTCAAAAGCGCTATTATCAAGCCAGATTAACTGATTGTCAGCACGAAATCGATTATCTATCTTATTCTCTTAAAACAATTCCAACTTTGGATTTCGAAACTTCCAAGCTATTAGCAAAAAACTCCAACTATAACAAATTACTTACTGAGACATTGTTTTATGACAAGAAAAATTGGTCCACAGACTTTGAACCTTGCACCAAGAACCCAGAAAATCTAATTCATAACACCTATTCTGGTATCAAAGTTCGCTCCAAATCCGAAGCCATTATCGTAAATACGCTCTATTCCTGTCATATTCCTTTTCGATATGAGTGCGCGCTGCAGATCGGAAATCTGGTTCTTTATCCTGATTTTACGATTCAACATCCAAAGACGGGCAAGATTTATTATTGGGAACATTTTGGCATGATGGATGATTTTGAGTATGTTGACAAGGTGACAAAAAAGATCTCTTCTTATTGTGAACAAGGCATCTATCCCGATGACAATCTAATTTTAACTTATGAGGCCAAACGTGCTCCGCTTGACTCTGATTGGGTCCGACAAATTATAGAACATTATTTCTTATAA